From one Suricata suricatta isolate VVHF042 chromosome 8, meerkat_22Aug2017_6uvM2_HiC, whole genome shotgun sequence genomic stretch:
- the TRAF7 gene encoding E3 ubiquitin-protein ligase TRAF7, whose product MSSGKSARYSRFSGGPTDLPTPDVTAGTRMETTFGPAFSAVTTITKADGTSTYKQHRRTPSSSSTLAYSPRDEEDSMPPISTPRRSDSAISVRSLHSESSMSLRSTFSLPEEEEEPEPLVFAEQPSVKLCCQLCCGVFKDPVITTCGHTFCRRCALKSEKCPVDHAKLTVVVNNIAVAEQIGELFVHCRHGCRAAGAGKPATFEVDPRGCPFTIKLSARKDHEGSCDYRPVRCPNNPSCPPLLKMNLEAHLKECEHIKCPHSKYGCTFIGNQDTYETHLETCRFEGLKEFLQQTDDRFHEMHVALAQKDQEIAFLRSMLGKLSEKIDQLEKSLELKFDVLDENQSKLSEDLMEFRRDASMLNDELSHINARLNTGILGSYDPQQIFKCKGTFVGHQGPVWCLCVYSMGDLLFSGSSDKTIKVWDTCTTYKCQKTLEGHDGIVLALCIQGCKLYSGSADCTIIVWDIQNLQKVNTIRAHDNPVCTLVSSHNMLFSGSLKAIKVWDIVGTELKLKKELTGLNHWVRALVAAQSYLYSGSYQTIKIWDIRTLDCIHVLQTSGGSVYSIAVTNHHIVCGTYENLIHVWDIESKEQVRTLTGHVGTVYALAVISTPDQTKVFSASYDRSLRVWSMDNMICTQTLLRHQGSVTALAVSRGRLFSGAVDSTVKVWTC is encoded by the exons CCGACGGGACCAGCACGTACAAACAGCACCGCAGGACCCCGTCCTCTTCCAGCACCCTCGCCTACTCCCCGCGGGACGAGGAGGATAGCATG CCCCCCATCAGCACCCCACGCCGCTCCGACTCGGCCATCTCCGTCCGCTCCCTGCACTCGGAGTCCAGCATGTCCCTGCGCTCCACGTTCTCGCtgcctgaggaggaggaggagccg GAGCCGCTGGTGTTTGCTGAGCAGCCCTCGGTGAAGCTGTGCTGCCAGCTGTGCTGTGGCGTGTTCAAGGACCCTGTGATCACCACGTGCGGG CACACGTTCTGTCGAAGATGCGCCTTGAAGTCAG AGAAGTGCCCCGTGGACCACGCCAAGCTGACGGTGGTGGTGAACAACATCGCGGTGGCCGAGCAGATCGGGGAGCTGTTCGTCCACTGCAGGCACGGCTGCCGGGCGGCGGGGGCCGGGAAGCCCGCCACCTTTGAGGTGGACCCCCGGGGGTGTCCCTTCACCATCAAGCTCAGCGCTCGGAA GGACCACGAGGGCAGCTGTGACTACAGGCCTGTGCGGTGCCCGAACAACCCCAGCTGCCCACCCCTCCTCAAGATGAACCTGGAGGCCCACCTCAAGGAGTGTGAGCACATCAAGTGTCCCCACTCCAAGTACGG GTGCACGTTCATCGGGAATCAGGACACGTATGAGACGCACCTGGAGACCTGCCGCTTCGAGGGCCTCAAGGAGTTCCTGCAGCAGACAGACGACCGCTTCCACGAGATGCACGTGGCGCTGGCCCAGAAGGACCAGGAGATCGCCTTCCTGCGCTCCATGCTGGGCAAGCTCTCGGAGAAGATTGACCAGCTGGAGAAGAGCCTGGAGCTCAAGTTCG ACGTCCTAGACGAAAACCAGAGCAAGCTCAGTGAGGACCTCATGGAGTTCCGGAGGGATGCATCCATGCTGAAT GACGAGCTGTCCCACATCAATGCGAGGCTCAACACGGGCATCCTCGGAT CCTATGACCCGCAACAGATCTTCAAGTGCAAAGGAACCTTCGTGGGCCACCAGGGCCCTGTTTGGTGTCTCTGTGTCTACTCCATGGGGGACCTGCTCTTCAGTGGCTCCTCTGACAAGACCATCAAG GTGTGGGATACGTGTACCACCTACAAGTGCCAGAAGACGCTAGAAGGCCATGACGGCATTGTGCTGGCACTCTGTATCCAGGG GTGCAAGCTGTACAGCGGCTCGGCGGACTGCACCATTATC GTGTGGGACATCCAGAACCTGCAGAAGGTGAACACGATCCGGGCCCACGACAACCCCGTGTGCACGCTAGTCTCCTCACACAACATGCTCTTCAGCGGCTCCCTGAAGGCCATTAAG GTCTGGGATATCGTGGGCACCGAACTGAAGCTGAAGAAGGAGCTCACGGGCCTCAACCACTGGGTGCGGGCGCTGGTGGCCGCCCAGAGCTACCTGTACAGCGGCTCCTACCAGACAATCAAG ATCTGGGACATCCGGACCCTCGACTGCATCCACGTCCTGCAGACATCTGGCGGCAGCGTCTACTCTATCGCTGTGACGAATCACCACATCGTCTGTGGCACCTACGAGAACCTCATCCAT GTGTGGGACATTGAATCCAAGGAGCAGGTGCGGACCCTGACGGGCCACGTTGGCACTGTGTACGCCCTGGCGGTCATCTCCACACCGGACCAGACCAAAGTCTTCAGCGCGTCCTATGACCGGTCTCTCAGG GTCTGGAGCATGGACAACATGATCTGCACGCAGACCCTGCTGCGCCACCAGGGCAGTGTGACCGCGCTGGCTGTGTCCCGGGGCCGGCTCTTCTCGGGGGCTGTGGACAGCACTGTGAAG GTCTGGACTTGCTAA